The DNA window GCCTACGCGGCCCGGCTTCGCGCATGTCGCGCGCCTTCACCCCCGACCTCGGCGCCAAAGGCGCCGCCTCGCCCGATGGGCTCGGAAGCCGCCTGCTTAGCAGACGGCTGCGTTCTTCCATCGCGATCTTGGGCTCGTGTCGTCACTCCTGCTTCAGCCCTCGTTGCTGCGAGGCCCTGTGTTCAGAAGGCTGAGCTGCCCAGACGCAAATCCTCTCGATCACGTTCCAGGACCTGAAGGTTTGACTCGTCCCCGGGGGCGGCGGAGAATTCGCCTATGGGGGCGAGGCGGTGATCGACTTTGGCTGGCGCAGCGGCTTGATCGCCCTCGGCGTCGTCCAGGGAGCGGTGGTGGCGCTGCTACTCCTGTTCCGGCGCCGCAACCGGCAGGCCAACCGCCTGTTGGCGGCACTGCTGGCGCTGGTCGGCCTCTCCCAGATGCCCCAAATCCTCGGGTTCGCCGGCTTCTACCGCGCCTATCCGTGGCTCACCTTCGCCCCCTTCGAGGTGCCCTGGTCTTTCGGGCCGCTGATCTACCTCTACCCATTTCGCCTGATCCACGGCCGGCTGCCGCGTCGCTGGGGCTGGCTCTTCCTGCCCGCCGTCCTGCAGTTCGGCTACTACGCCTACCACTTCCTGTTCCTCTCCCTCGAGCAACGCTACGCCGCCAATCAGGCTTACCACGCCGGCCTCTTCTTACCTGCTGAGACGGTCCTGTCGGTGCTCTCCGTGGGGCTCGCCCTCGGCCTCTCGATCCGACGCTTCCGGCGTTACCAGCGCTGGCTGCCGCAAGAGGTTTCGGACCGTGAGAACTATCGCCTGCCCTGGCTGCGGAACTTCCTCCTCGGCCTCGCCTTGTGCCTCGGTCTGGTGTTGATCTTCGAGGGCTACAACCTGCTCGTGGAGTCACTCGCCTACGTCCAGATCTACCCCATGCACCTCGGCGTCGCCCTCGCCATCTACTACTTCGGCATCGAGGGTTACCGCCACGCCGAGGTCTCGTATCCGGCGATGCCGATGGCGGCGACGCCCGCCGAAGCCCCTTCCCGAGAACCCGATTGGCGAGACCGGGTGGCGCCCTGGATCGAGCGCCTCGAGGCAGAGAAGCTCTATCTCGATCCCAGCCTCAGCCTGGCGTCCCTCGCCCGCCACTTCCAGACCAACACCCACACCCTGTCGCGGGCCATCAACCAGGGCCTCGACTCCAACTTCAACGACCTCGTCAACGGCTATCGTGTGGCCGCCGTCCAGGCGCGCTTGGCGGACCCCAAGGACGATGCCTCGCTACTCGACGTCGCTCTCGCCGCGGGGTTCAACTCGAAGACCTCCTTCAACCGCTCCTTCAAGCGCCACACGGGCACCACCCCCTCGGCCTGGCGCCGACAGTCGCGCCACCCCGGGGAAGCCCGCTCCGAGAGCGCAGAAAGCCGTACCAAAGCTTGAATCGGCGGGCCTTTTCAGGATTCGGCACGCATCCTTCGCCGGCGCCTCCTAAGGTGCAGACATCGGCGCCGTGGACCGGAGACTGATCTCCGCCGGACGGCGTCGGGAGATTCGACCCCATGCGCACCGAGCTTCTCAGCTTTTCTCGCCGCCTCGCCTCGACGGCGCTCGTCGCCGTCTTCAGTCTGCTGGTCATGACCCCGGCCGCCTCGGCGGGCGACCCTCCTCCGGTTCAGAGAGCGACCGACGCCCTCGACGCCGAGCAAGCGGTGGCGGAGCTGGTACTCCTCCGCAAGGCTCTCGAACGTATCCATCCCGGCTACGATCGATACACCAGCAGCGAGGATCGCCAGCCTGCCTGGCGGTCCCTGGAGGCCCTCGCCGCCACCGGTCCTCGCCTCGAAGACTGGTATCGCGAGATCTCGCGCCTGCTCGCCCTGCTGCGCTGTGAGCACACCCGGGCCGAGCTGCCGACCGTCCTCGCCGAGCACAAGCAGCAGGGCGCTGCTTTCTTTCCCTTCCGTTTCCGGGTCTTCGATGAGGGCCTGTTCATCGAGCGCGCCGTCGCCGACAGCGGCCTGAGCCGTGGCGACCAGGTCGTGGCCTTCGCCGGGCGGCCGACCTCCGAGGTTTTGGCGGCCCTGCGCCCTTTCGTTCCCGTCGACGGTTGGGCCGACGACCTGCGCGATGCCTCCCTCGAGCAGGACGGTGACTTTCTCGGCAACACCTTCGAGCAGTTCTACTCGCTGCTCTTCGGCGACGACCCGGCGGTCGCGATGACGATCCTTCCGGCCGCCGGCGGCGAGCGGCGCACGATCGAGGTGAAGAAGATTCCCTTCGACGAGTGGCTTGCCCTCGATGGCCCGGACGCGGTGCGCTACCTCGACTTCAAAGACGCCGTTCGCCATCGCCGATTGGATACCAAGACGGCCTATCTCGCGGTCGACACCTTCGTCAATTACCGCCAGCCGGTGAATGCCGAGAAGAAGCTCGCGCCGCTTTTTCGTCGGTGGAATGGCGACGGAGTCGAGCGCCTGATCGTCGACCTGCGCAACAACGGCGGTGGCAGCGACGACGCCATGATCGCCCTGCTCCGGCTCCTCGCCGATCGCCCCTTCGAGCTCGGTGCCGCCGCCTTTACCAAAACCACCGCGATCGGCGATGACCTCAAGCCCTATCTATCGACTTGGGAGCAAAAGGCGCTCGATCCCCGGGCCGAGTGGTTCGAGCCGGCGGACAACGGCCTGTTCCGCCTCAAGCCCGGAGTCCTGGGCGCGAAGCGACGCAACCTGAAACCCCACCCGGATCGCTTCCGCGGCGAGGTTCTCGTCCTCACCAGTCGCTTCAACGGCTCCGGCAGCACCATTCTGCTCTCGCTGCTCAAGGACCGCGCCTTCGCGCGGCTGGTCGGTGAGAAGACCGGCGGCAATGTCTCCGGTCTCACGGCCGGCATCCTGTTCTTTCTCAATTTGCCCCACAGCGGTATCGATGTCCGGGTGCCTCTCCTGCTGCAGACCTTCGACCTGCAGAACCCGGAGCGGTTCGAAGCCGACCGCGGGGTTCAGCCCGATGTGCTGGTCGAGCCGACCCTCGACGGCATGCTCTCGCAACGCGACGAGATCCTCGAAGCGGCCATCGCCCTACCGGCACGCCAAGGGCAGGAACAGCCCGCCGCTAGCTCGCCGGTGAGCAGCCCGAACGACTCTTGACCGCCATGTCGGCGGCCACATAGTTGGCCGCCAAACGCCGAGACCAGGCGTCGCGCTCGGCGCCATCGCCGCCGGCGCAGGCGGCGCGGAGCAGCCCTCGCAGCACCGAGGAGCGATTCGGCTGGCGCTCGAGGGCGAGCTCGAGCTCGCGTCGCGCCGCATCCGCCTGACCGGCGTCAAGGAGCAGCTCGCCGAGGAGCTCACGGGACGGCTTCACCGGCACCGGCGGTCCGATGTCGTAGCTGCGCGCGTCCTCGGCGTCGGCCACCGCCCGCAGCACCTCGAGGGCGCGGTCCGATTTGCCCCGCCGATGCAACAGCAGCGCCTCGAGCTGACCCGCCATCAGGGCCTCGGCATCACCGGCCGCGAGCTCGCCCGCCATTCCTCGCAGCTCCGCCAAGGCGCCCTCGGCGGCTGCCAGGTCGCCGGCCTCCAAGGCGCGGTAACCCAGAGCGAAAGCCTCCGTCGCCAGCGCCGCTGCCGGCAGGTCCGCCGGATCGAGATCTCCAGGCAAGGAGGGCCAGTCGCCGGTTTCGATCCCGTGGCCGGCGCGCATGTAGGCGAGATGGCGCCGCCCCCGGGCATCGCTGGCTTCTGCCAAGGCCGCCACCAGAAAGGTCAGGCGCTCCGCCGCCTCCTGGAATCGTCCCTGCTGCAGCAGGGAATAGTGCCACCAGAAGAGGGCATGGTCGTTGCGGCGATCGCGCGCCGCCGCGGCATCGAAGGAGTCGACGTTCGAGGCCTCGCTG is part of the Acidobacteriota bacterium genome and encodes:
- a CDS encoding S41 family peptidase; this translates as MRTELLSFSRRLASTALVAVFSLLVMTPAASAGDPPPVQRATDALDAEQAVAELVLLRKALERIHPGYDRYTSSEDRQPAWRSLEALAATGPRLEDWYREISRLLALLRCEHTRAELPTVLAEHKQQGAAFFPFRFRVFDEGLFIERAVADSGLSRGDQVVAFAGRPTSEVLAALRPFVPVDGWADDLRDASLEQDGDFLGNTFEQFYSLLFGDDPAVAMTILPAAGGERRTIEVKKIPFDEWLALDGPDAVRYLDFKDAVRHRRLDTKTAYLAVDTFVNYRQPVNAEKKLAPLFRRWNGDGVERLIVDLRNNGGGSDDAMIALLRLLADRPFELGAAAFTKTTAIGDDLKPYLSTWEQKALDPRAEWFEPADNGLFRLKPGVLGAKRRNLKPHPDRFRGEVLVLTSRFNGSGSTILLSLLKDRAFARLVGEKTGGNVSGLTAGILFFLNLPHSGIDVRVPLLLQTFDLQNPERFEADRGVQPDVLVEPTLDGMLSQRDEILEAAIALPARQGQEQPAASSPVSSPNDS
- a CDS encoding AraC family transcriptional regulator, giving the protein MIDFGWRSGLIALGVVQGAVVALLLLFRRRNRQANRLLAALLALVGLSQMPQILGFAGFYRAYPWLTFAPFEVPWSFGPLIYLYPFRLIHGRLPRRWGWLFLPAVLQFGYYAYHFLFLSLEQRYAANQAYHAGLFLPAETVLSVLSVGLALGLSIRRFRRYQRWLPQEVSDRENYRLPWLRNFLLGLALCLGLVLIFEGYNLLVESLAYVQIYPMHLGVALAIYYFGIEGYRHAEVSYPAMPMAATPAEAPSREPDWRDRVAPWIERLEAEKLYLDPSLSLASLARHFQTNTHTLSRAINQGLDSNFNDLVNGYRVAAVQARLADPKDDASLLDVALAAGFNSKTSFNRSFKRHTGTTPSAWRRQSRHPGEARSESAESRTKA
- a CDS encoding tetratricopeptide repeat protein, with amino-acid sequence MIKKMLLAMALCCAAIPAGADRDLGEIDFPTSGGAEAQAHFERGVLWLHSFEYDDARAEFRRALEIEPGFFMAVWGEAMTYNYPVWAQQNPEEGRQALSRLGQSSRARLAKAPTTREGAYLAAVEALFGEGSKQERDLLYADAMERLAAAHPEDLEAASFYALAILGTADGDRDYSIYMRAGAVVEEVYAANPRHPGALHYLIHSYDDPIHAPLGLRAARRYAEVAPSAAHALHMPSHIFFALGDWQASEASNVDSFDAAAARDRRNDHALFWWHYSLLQQGRFQEAAERLTFLVAALAEASDARGRRHLAYMRAGHGIETGDWPSLPGDLDPADLPAAALATEAFALGYRALEAGDLAAAEGALAELRGMAGELAAGDAEALMAGQLEALLLHRRGKSDRALEVLRAVADAEDARSYDIGPPVPVKPSRELLGELLLDAGQADAARRELELALERQPNRSSVLRGLLRAACAGGDGAERDAWSRRLAANYVAADMAVKSRSGCSPAS